A genomic stretch from bacterium includes:
- a CDS encoding WYL domain-containing protein: MNWNLVEIARRLDAAPGGVLVDQLCGEFGIRPRTFRKYKRLLEDESEALFGRAVKVELTGRGEDRRIALRDARPPDANHLLEQLGALYLAQQLLGFAAGSPLLGEIEKIAGRIAAAAPKKAVLGVQVDRLRRMVHFVPSGHKDYRAKAPLVSALFGAIIGRRRISFRYRALARQAPEQVDAEPLSLVMYKGGLYVVARLDRRPPGDEPATLSVDRMTDLEISERTFRYPEDFDPATYFDGSFGLFRGPKNARLRVALLFAADEPLQRYLRERTWARGEKWTVEADGRLRMTFTVSSLAEVAPWVRSWGRAVEVLEPKGVDFATIGLGLGPRGSAG, translated from the coding sequence GTGAACTGGAACCTCGTCGAGATCGCGCGGCGGCTGGACGCGGCGCCCGGCGGCGTGCTCGTGGACCAGCTCTGCGGGGAGTTCGGCATCCGGCCGCGCACGTTCCGGAAGTACAAGCGGCTGCTCGAAGACGAGTCGGAGGCGCTGTTCGGGCGCGCGGTCAAGGTCGAGCTGACCGGCCGCGGCGAGGACCGGCGGATCGCCTTGCGGGACGCGCGGCCGCCCGACGCGAACCACCTCCTCGAGCAGCTCGGCGCGCTCTACCTGGCGCAGCAACTGCTCGGCTTCGCCGCGGGGTCGCCGCTCCTCGGCGAGATCGAGAAGATCGCCGGGCGGATCGCGGCGGCCGCGCCGAAGAAGGCCGTTCTCGGCGTCCAGGTCGATCGGCTGCGGCGGATGGTCCACTTCGTGCCGTCGGGCCACAAGGACTACCGCGCCAAGGCGCCGCTCGTCTCCGCGCTGTTCGGCGCGATCATCGGACGGCGGCGGATCTCGTTTCGGTATCGAGCCCTCGCGCGGCAGGCGCCGGAACAAGTCGACGCGGAGCCGCTCTCGCTCGTCATGTACAAGGGCGGCCTCTACGTCGTCGCGCGGCTGGATCGGCGCCCGCCGGGCGACGAGCCGGCGACCCTCTCGGTGGACCGGATGACGGACCTCGAGATCTCGGAGCGGACGTTCCGCTACCCGGAAGACTTCGACCCGGCGACCTACTTCGACGGCAGCTTCGGCCTGTTCCGCGGGCCGAAGAACGCGCGCCTGCGGGTCGCGCTCCTCTTCGCCGCGGACGAGCCGCTGCAGCGCTATCTGCGCGAGCGGACGTGGGCGCGCGGCGAGAAGTGGACGGTGGAAGCGGACGGCCGCCTGCGGATGACGTTCACGGTCTCCTCGCTGGCGGAGGTCGCGCCGTGGGTGCGGTCGTGGGGCCGCGCCGTCGAGGTGCTCGAGCCGAAGGGGGTGGACTTCGCGACGATCGGCCTCGGGCTGGGGCCTCGCGGGTCGGCCGGCTGA